In Apium graveolens cultivar Ventura chromosome 10, ASM990537v1, whole genome shotgun sequence, the following are encoded in one genomic region:
- the LOC141690054 gene encoding L-type lectin-domain containing receptor kinase S.4-like — protein MLENFIFLFCFIFLTIQAFCLDDFIFNGFKQPNTNLSLSGTAKVDKHGILQLTNNTGRLMGHALFPSPVQFKNSDSGPVMSFSTCFVFNIVPEYPRLGGHGLAFAVAPSQDFIKSALPSQYLGLLNATEVGNFSNHLFAVEFDTVQDFEFGDINDNHVGININSLVSNKSAKVAYFSDDLFEQDLNLKSGRTIVAWIEYNSIKNLVNVTLSPTFSKPKLPIISYHLDLTPIFQKTMFIGFSASTGLLASSHYVLGWSFKVDGDAKTLNFKSLPSLPGHKKRSPALIIIVSILSVLVLIGSVFLAKHAVKKYKNRDIIEDWELEVGPHRFSYKELKKATKGFKESELLGVGGFGKVYKGTLASSKLEVAVKRISNESKQGLREFVSEISTIGKLRHRNLVQLQGWCRLRGDLLLVYDYMPNASLDRFLFEKPISVLSWEQRFNIIKGVASGLFYLHEGYEQIVIHRDIKASNVLLDADLNGRVGDFGMAKLYEHGENPTTTRVVGTLGYLAPELPRTGRATTSSDVFAFGALLLEVVCGRRPIENRAPPEEFVLVDWVWDKWIQGRPFDVVDKRLEGEYDENEVVIVLKLGLMCSNHVANSRPSMRQVVRYLEGEVGLPGMVRPPGGCYDDGKGGGEGFDDYINSFASSSFDKGSLYSDGAQADADLSFVSVSASPMALLYKKGEAR, from the coding sequence ATGCTTGAAAATTTCATCTTTCTCTTTTGTTTCATTTTCTTGACAATCCAAGCTTTTTGCCTAGATGATTTCATTTTCAATGGATTTAAACAACCAAACACAAATTTAAGCTTGAGTGGAACTGCAAAAGTTGACAAACATGGCATCCTGCAGTTAACAAACAACACTGGAAGATTAATGGGTCATGCTCTTTTTCCATCACCAGTACAGTTCAAGAACTCAGATTCTGGTCCTGTTATGTCTTTCTCTACATGTTTTGTGTTCAATATTGTCCCTGAGTATCCAAGACTAGGAGGCCATGGCTTGGCTTTCGCTGTTGCACCATCTCAAGATTTCATCAAATCAGCTCTTCCAAGTCAGTACTTAGGCCTTCTTAATGCAACAGAAGTTGGTAACTTCTCTAATCATCTTTTTGCAGTCGAATTCGATACAGTTCAAGACTTTGAGTTCGGTGATATAAATGATAATCATGTTGGGATCAATATTAACAGTTTAGTATCAAATAAATCAGCTAAAGTTGCATACTTTTCTGATGATTTATTTGAGCAAGATTTGAATCTCAAGAGTGGTAGGACTATTGTAGCTTGGATCGAATACAATTCGATTAAAAATTTGGTGAATGTTACTCTTTCTCCAACTTTTTCGAAACCAAAATTGCCAATCATATCTTACCACTTAGATCTTACTCCAATTTTTCAAAAGACCATGTTTATTGGTTTTTCAGCTTCCACTGGTTTGCTTGCAAGTTCTCACTATGTATTAGGATGGAGTTTTAAGGTTGATGGAGATGCAAAGACTTTGAACTTCAAGTCATTGCCATCACTTCCTGGTCATAAAAAGAGAAGCCCAGCTCTTATAATTATTGTCTCTATACTTTCAGTTTTGGTTTTAATAGGTTCAGTTTTCTTGGCTAAGCATGCTGTCAAGAAGTACAAGAACAGAGATATAATTGAAGATTGGGAGCTTGAAGTTGGGCCTCATAGATTTTCTTATAAAGAGTTAAAGAAAGCTACTAAAGGTTTTAAAGAAAGTGAGTTACTCGGGGTTGGTGGATTTGGTAAAGTTTACAAAGGCACACTTGCGTCTTCGAAATTGGAAGTGGCTGTGAAGCGGATTTCAAATGAATCAAAGCAAGGTCTGCGTGAATTTGTTTCTGAAATTTCGACAATTGGTAAGCTTCGTCATAGGAATTTAGTTCAGTTACAAGGATGGTGTCGTCTTCGTGGTGATTTACTACTTGTTTATGATTATATGCCTAATGCAAGTTTGGATAGATTCTTGTTTGAGAAGCCTATATCAGTACTAAGTTGGGAGCAGAGATTTAATATCATTAAAGGTGTTGCGTCGGGGCTATTTTATTTGCATGAAGGGTATGAGCAGATTGTGATTCACAGAGACATTAAGGCTAGTAACGTGTTACTCGATGCTGATTTGAATGGCAGAGTTGGTGATTTTGGGATGGCTAAGCTATACGAGCACGGTGAGAATCCAACCACCACGCGTGTTGTGGGGACTCTAGGGTACCTTGCACCTGAGTTACCTCGCACAGGAAGGGCcacaacaagttctgatgtatTTGCATTTGGAGCATTGTTGCTAGAAGTTGTTTGTGGAAGAAGGCCAATCGAGAACAGGGCGCCTCCAGAGGAATTTGTGTTGGTAGATTGGGTATGGGATAAGTGGATACAAGGGAGACCATTTGATGTGGTGGATAAAAGACTTGAGGGTGAGTATGATGAGAATGAGGTAGTGATAGTGTTGAAATTAGGACTTATGTGTTCGAATCATGTTGCAAACTCGCGGCCTAGTATGAGGCAGGTTGTAAGGTATTTGGAAGGCGAGGTTGGGTTACCGGGGATGGTAAGACCACCTGGAGGGTGCTATGATGATGGGAAGGGTGGTGGAGAAGGGTTTGATGACTATATCAATTCATTTGCATCATCTTCTTTTGATAAGGGAAGTTTATATTCTGATGGGGCTCAAGCAGATGCTGATCTTAGTTTTGTTTCTGTTTCTGCTTCACCAATGGCATTACTATATAAAAAAGGGGAGGCAAGGTAG